GGAATATTTGAGGGAACGAACAAAACGGTCATCCAAGGGTTAAGTGGTATTGCTGGCGTCTTATGCCCCAGTGACACCGATCGTGCCCCGACACGAAGTGTCCACGCTTCAGGTACTCCCAATTATATGACGTCCATTCCCAGTACGAGTTATGCCGGCAGTGCAGGAGGATTTCAGAACGCTGACAGTACTACCGCGATTGTTTCAGGTGGTTTTTTCACAATGGATCCCGCACGTCCCAGTAAAATTTCGAGTTTTAAAGATGGAACTTCGAATACCATTGCCGTCGGTGAAAGATCCTATCAGGTCTGGACCGGAGGTTCCTGGTTGGGACTGCAACATAATACCTATACGACTGCGAGCCCGGGAAGTGATACTGCCTGCTGCTGGGACTGGTTTATGGCAGCCGGTTTCTATCCGCTGACCAACCAGCTCAAATCAGGTATGACTTCGACCAACTGGCGATTTGGCAGTACCCATACAGGCGGCGCACATTTTCTGATGGCGGATGGTGCTGTCCGATTCATCTCGGAAAATATTCAGCATATCGTTTCCACCAGAAGCGGTTCGACATGTGCTACACAAGGTTGCGGCTGTGAGTGGAGCAATGATCCGAATGCCTGCGCGACGGGAGTGCCCGGCGGCGGGTGGAACGATAAGGCGTACCTGGCCAATCATTGGGGCATATACCAGAGATTGCATCATCGAAATGATGGATTAACGGTAGGCGAATTTTAAACGAACTGCTGTTCTTGAGAGAACAGGTCAAAACCTTCAACCTGTACTCCACAAAGATGGGGGGGACAGGTTTTCCGAGACAGCATACAACTTAGAGAGATCTTGGTTGCTTTTAGTGCTATACCATTGAAGCACGTTAGTCCGAAAGGGATCGGGAATGATGAACCTACTCACAAAAAAAAACTTGCGTAAGTTAACGGGCGGCTGTTTTTTATTTCTTTGTTTGGCTGTGTCAGCTTGTGGAAATTCGAATAATGCAGAATCGACTCAACCCGATCCCGGTTTGAACGCGGAAGAAGGCACAGCAGCTGTGGATCAAAAGAAGCAGTAGCCAGGCGATGGTTTTCTGAAAAATAGGGCTCTTAAAATGAACAAAGCCGACTGCTCATAATAAAGAGCAGTCGGCAAAGTGTAAGGGCTATTCACAAATGGTAGAAACTACTAGAAAAATGCTTCTCTCAATCATTTGGCGGAAGCGCCAAGGATTCCTCATCACCTACTTCAAGAGGGGTGTCACTATTATCAGGAGCGCCTTTCGAACTCCCGGTGCAAGCTGTTATGGAAAATAGAAATACAATACTTAATAAAAATGGTAGTATCTTGTGAAACTGTTTCACAATTCTCTCCTTCACGCGATCAACTAATGATGACTTAACCGAACTGAAATCAAATATTAATTCAGAAGTTTTCAGGGAGTGGACCAGAATGTATTAATACTCGCCTAAGACTTCGCCGTCGTTGATACGCGTCAGTAAAGCGTAAGTATTCTTATCCATGTTTTCGCTGAGGAAACGTACTGACCCATCACCCATCAGAACATGAATTCCCCCTTCGTGAACACTGGAGGCAACGCACACATGATGTCGTCTGTCTGCAGTGGATCCGGAACTGGTCATTCCCGGAACATGCACGGCCCCATTGATGTGATACCGTGCATTATTGATGTGATTTGCATCAAGGTTGGGGTGATTGACAGCGAAGGTACCGTAGCGACGATACCCGGCCCAAATCGGAGTATAATTATCACTGGTACGACCATTGATGGCCCCTTCACAGACGGCGATTGTGGAGCTGGTTCCATCTTTGATATCTTTAATCTTGGCAGCTCCGTTGTAACCAAACATACCTCGGTAGCGAATACCGGTCCGGCCATCAGGCAAATTACTGGCACTGGTTTGATAGATCGACCAGAGTCTTCCGCCAGTCCATCCAACACCATGTCCACCGGCGCAGAACAGGTAATTGGTTCTAGCATGATTGGCTGTATAATAGTCAATACTACCGTTGACGACATCAGGTGATTCACCATCATCTGATGGGCAAAGTAACACAGGCAGGTTTGTTTGGACGAGAGCACTATTCGCATTCGGCCAGCCACCCACGACTCCAGTAATCATATTGGATACCGTACTTGAAGGGGGGCCAAAATGGCCGTTCGTGGCGATATTCAAATTGAACTGATTATAAAGTGGTGCCTGGTCCATGAAAGGCAGTAGCATTAACCATCCCGTGTGGTTTAAAGCGAGTGTTGGTTCGGGGGAAACATCACGAAAATCACCGCTTCCAATATGATTCGCGCCGAAGGGAAATGTACGGTGAGTTTCATGGTAGTTGTGAAGTGCCAGGCCAATTTGTTTCAAATTGTTTTTGCACGTCGATCTGCGAGCAGCTTCACGTGCCTGCTGCACTGCTGGTAATAGCAAGGCAATCAAAATCGCGATGATCGCGATGACTACCAAGAGTTCGATCAGGGTGAAACCCCGTTTTGTTGCGAGCCGTTTCATCTTCACCTCCGGAAAAAATAGAGAAATAAGAGGAATAATGACCATCTCGAACTCTTACTCTTATCCGGCTCTCAAGCGAATTGAAAACGGAAATGCACACAGCATTTTAGATATGCAAAAAAAGAAACTGTGCGCAAACAAATTTCAGTTAACAGTAAAGAGCGACGAATCTCAAAGATAAGAGGACGAAATTTGTACTTGAACAACGAAAACTGTCAGAACTGACAGAAAAATACTCGCAATTTTTAAGGCGAAAGCCTGATCGATTTGTTGCATTAAGAAACTTCATTAAAAACCAAAAGATTAATTTGTCAATATTTTAATGAGTAGAATCCTGACTTTTCTAGGTTCGATTCCTTATTTG
This window of the Gimesia fumaroli genome carries:
- a CDS encoding DUF1559 domain-containing protein — protein: MKPLKRRGFTLIELLVVIAIIAILIALLLPAVQQAREAARRTQCKNNLKQIGLALHNYHETYGMFPPAQIRGRNGSNEYGNAASWGAMILPYMDQAPLYNQLNFNIGIFEGTNKTVIQGLSGIAGVLCPSDTDRAPTRSVHASGTPNYMTSIPSTSYAGSAGGFQNADSTTAIVSGGFFTMDPARPSKISSFKDGTSNTIAVGERSYQVWTGGSWLGLQHNTYTTASPGSDTACCWDWFMAAGFYPLTNQLKSGMTSTNWRFGSTHTGGAHFLMADGAVRFISENIQHIVSTRSGSTCATQGCGCEWSNDPNACATGVPGGGWNDKAYLANHWGIYQRLHHRNDGLTVGEF
- a CDS encoding DUF1559 domain-containing protein, whose protein sequence is MKRLATKRGFTLIELLVVIAIIAILIALLLPAVQQAREAARRSTCKNNLKQIGLALHNYHETHRTFPFGANHIGSGDFRDVSPEPTLALNHTGWLMLLPFMDQAPLYNQFNLNIATNGHFGPPSSTVSNMITGVVGGWPNANSALVQTNLPVLLCPSDDGESPDVVNGSIDYYTANHARTNYLFCAGGHGVGWTGGRLWSIYQTSASNLPDGRTGIRYRGMFGYNGAAKIKDIKDGTSSTIAVCEGAINGRTSDNYTPIWAGYRRYGTFAVNHPNLDANHINNARYHINGAVHVPGMTSSGSTADRRHHVCVASSVHEGGIHVLMGDGSVRFLSENMDKNTYALLTRINDGEVLGEY